The DNA window CGCGCCGAGATAGCCGGCTCTCGGCAGGACGGTCGGCCCGAGGTCGGGGTCGCCGGTGATGTACGGGGGCCCGCAGACCTTGCCGGGCGGGCGCACGGCGGGCTGCTTGACCGGCTTGTCCTTGCCCGGGGCCGGCGTCGGCGTCGGTTGGACGTCCGGCTGCTGGACCAGCCGGATCTCGGGCTGGACGGCGCTCTCGGCGCGGGCGGCCAGGCCGCCCGCGCCGCCCATGACGCCCAACATCGTGCATATCGCGGCGGCCAGCATGGCGCCCCGTCGGTTGTCCCGCATGGTTTTCCTGTCGATCCTGGATGGCGAACGAATGAGAACTGATCACCAGCGAATCGACGACGTCATGGTCCTCGACGCGAAATTCCCTTCCGCGTACCGATATGGACGGTCACGTACCCGCATGTAGTGATCGGCTGCTACATTCCCGCCATCTCCGGACTCGCAATCTCCGGCCGCCTAAGAGGACAGCAAAGATTGATCCGATAAAAGCGACAAGAATGCCGTACAATGAGTTTCTCGACATGCGATGTCTTGTATGCAATATCGGACATAAGCCATGATCAGGGTATTTTTCTGGCGGTCGGCGTGAGGGCGGATCTTTGCCTTTCCACGACACTGATCCGCCACGGTGAGCGGGAAGAAATCACGAGTCCACGGCACACCCGGACGGCATTGCGCGGCGGCATCGCCGCGTCGGCCGCGTGGACGGTTCCCGTTCGACTGCGACGAGAGATCTCGACACATGCCATTGCTTCCTGACAAAGGCCGGAAATCGCTGGCGCTTTTCGCCGCTTTCGTGGCCAATGGCGCACTTCTCCTGGCCCCCGCACCGGCCCAGGCCGTCCCGTCCCAGGACGCGGCGGTGGTCCACGTCCTCGACCGGAGCGCGTACCCGCTGCGGTCCACAGACCCCAGGACCGACCTGCACGACCTACGGCCGCTCGGCCGGATGGTCGGGGACGCCGGAGTGGTCGGGGTGGGCGAGGCCACGCACGGCTCGCACGAGTTCTTCACCAACAAGCACCGCATCTTCCGCTTCCTGGTGGAGAGCAAGGGCTTCTCCAGCTTCATCCAGGAGGTGGGCTGGGGCAGCGGGCTGCGGCTCAACGACTACGTCCTGCACGGCACCGGCGACCTGCGGCAGATCATGCGGGAGGAGTTCATCAACGAGTACGCCCTCTGGAACAACGAGGAGTACTACAACCTCCTGCGGTGGATGCGCGCCTACAACGCCACCCACCACGACAAGCTCCAGTACGTGGGCGACGACGTCGTCTACTCCCACAGGCGGATCTTCCAGGAGATATTCTCCTACGTCCATGAGCGCCGGCCCGGCCTGCTGCCCCGGTTCCGGGCGCTGTACCGGGGGCTGATCCCGGTCGGGGACGTGAAGGAGTGGCAGCGTCGCTACGACGCGCAGCCGCTGGCCGTGCGCCAGAGGCTGCTCCGCCAGGCCGAGCGGGCCCTGACGCTGCTGCGGACTCTGCGGCGCGGACCCCAGGACAGGGACGCCGTCTGGGCCGAGCAGCAGGCGGCGGTCGTCGTACGGATCGCCAGGCTGTCCTCCACCGACGACCCCCAGGCCATCTCCAACTTCCGCGATCAGGGCATGGCCGAGAACACCGCCTGGTGGTACCGGAACATGCACAGCAAGTCGCTGCTGTCGGCGCACAACGCCCACATCGGCTATGTCGGCTTTGCCGGCCAGCACGACATCTACCGGCAGGGCGCCCGGCTGCGCGACATGCTCGGCGACGGCTACACGAACTTCGGGCTCACCTTCTACCAGGGCTCGTTCAACGCCTGGCCGGCGGACTCGACCCTCCAGGGACCGCTGCAGGAGTTCACCGTCGGCCCGCCGCCGCGGATCAACAGCGAGACCGTGCTCGACCGGGTGCGCTACCGCGACTTCTACTTCGACATGCGCACCATCGCACAGCCGGCCCGCGACTGGCTGGACGAGGAGCGGCCGGTCCGCAACATCGGCGGGGCCTACCCGCAGGAGGACGACGTGCTCGCGCTGCGGCAGGCGTACGACAACCTGATCCACCTGCACCAGGTCACGGCCTCGCACCTGCTGCCGCCGGCCGCGGCGCCTCGGGGGACGCGCCGCGGCTGAGCAGGCGGTGACGCGGTGCGGCGAGAACCGTCCGCCTCCGGCGCCGGGGTGAGATCAGCGGGATCGCCCGGACCGCGTCACCGGACCGGCTCCACGGGGCCGAGGACCCGCACCGGCGGGATACGCGACAGGCAGTCGGTGTCGCCGGTGCGCTGGTCACGGAGGAAGGTGCGGACGATCCCCCGGACACAGCCGGTCGGCTCGTCATCGGGAGT is part of the Nonomuraea coxensis DSM 45129 genome and encodes:
- a CDS encoding erythromycin esterase family protein, producing MANGALLLAPAPAQAVPSQDAAVVHVLDRSAYPLRSTDPRTDLHDLRPLGRMVGDAGVVGVGEATHGSHEFFTNKHRIFRFLVESKGFSSFIQEVGWGSGLRLNDYVLHGTGDLRQIMREEFINEYALWNNEEYYNLLRWMRAYNATHHDKLQYVGDDVVYSHRRIFQEIFSYVHERRPGLLPRFRALYRGLIPVGDVKEWQRRYDAQPLAVRQRLLRQAERALTLLRTLRRGPQDRDAVWAEQQAAVVVRIARLSSTDDPQAISNFRDQGMAENTAWWYRNMHSKSLLSAHNAHIGYVGFAGQHDIYRQGARLRDMLGDGYTNFGLTFYQGSFNAWPADSTLQGPLQEFTVGPPPRINSETVLDRVRYRDFYFDMRTIAQPARDWLDEERPVRNIGGAYPQEDDVLALRQAYDNLIHLHQVTASHLLPPAAAPRGTRRG